One genomic region from Gossypium hirsutum isolate 1008001.06 chromosome D13, Gossypium_hirsutum_v2.1, whole genome shotgun sequence encodes:
- the LOC107932026 gene encoding putative disease resistance protein RGA1 produces the protein MSPKIKDINRRLGELATEWKSFDLRQYSDNRHVFRRETISFVHSSDVIGRDEDKENIISMLMKPSGDQNVPVIPIVGLGGLGKTTLAQLAFNDDRVTSLFPLKIWICVSDEFDLSRLLKLIIQSVNKGERCDDSTLDALQARLRSLLNDKKFLLVLDDVWNENKAKWVELRNLLRPTDGFSPSKIIVTTRSLNVAPIMSSIPPYILKGLPLEDCLTLFTKWAFNDGDERHYPNLIRIGEEIVKKCKGVPLADELYVSDRVICLWMANGLLEHPKQNQEWEDVGKRYLNELLSRCLIQMEQDFWSYFTFKMHDLVHDLALDVSQKECKTVNSEAETVDENVRHLLLCDGKLVGVPRVLEEMKNVRTYLRALGLRKSPLMALPNSIGTLKHLRDLDLGGCRSKRELPRSFDKLRRLQSLNLGGTGLKQLPDSVQRLIELRHLVITIKTTHLKEIRAGCWTSLQYLELRCCMELECLPEGMQYLKSLRTLVLKHCDSLVSLPRSLKFLSKLEHLEIVGCLRINLKMELEEEEKDLQLSLKTLSLTLRITCLKRFATIASSRIFFHFAAITNSVLSKLVRSTSMATESHFS, from the exons ATGAGTCCTAAAATCAAAGATATCAACCGGAGACTAGGCGAACTTGCCACTGAGTGGAAAAGCTTTGATCTAAGACAGTATAGCGACAACCGACATGTTTTTCGCAGAGAGACTATCTCTTTTGTGCATTCTTCTGATGTTATTGGTCGAGATGAGGATAAAGAGAACATAATTAGTATGTTGATGAAACCAAGTGGGGATCAAAATGTCCCTGTCATTCCCATTGTTGGACTTGGGGGTTTAGGAAAAACCACGCTCGCTCAATTAGCATTCAATGATGATCGAGTTACTAGCCTTTTTCCTTTGAAGATATGGATCTGTGTTTCTGATGAATTTGATCTTTCTAGATTGCTCAAGCTGATTATTCAGTCTGTAAATAAAGGAGAAAGATGTGATGATTCAACACTTGACGCCTTGCAAGCTCGTTTGAGAAGCCTTTTGAATGATAAGAAGTTCTTGCTCGTCCTGGATGATGTGTGGAATGAAAATAAAGCAAAATGGGTTGAGTTAAGAAATTTGTTGAGACCAACGGATGGATTTTCTCCAAGCAAAATTATTGTCACCACTCGGAGTTTGAACGTGGCCCCGATAATGAGTTCAATTCCCCCTTATATTTTGAAAGGTCTCCCTCTTGAAGACTGTTTGACCTTATTTACAAAATGGGCTTTTAATGATGGTGATGAGAGACATTATCCAAATCTCATTAGAATCGGGGAGGAGATTGTGAAAAAATGCAAAGGGGTTCCTTTGGCA GATGAGCTCTATGTTAGTGATAGAGTTATCTGTCTTTGGATGGCAAATGGACTCCTTGAGCATCCAAAGCAAAATCAAGAGTGGGAGGATGTTGGCAAACGATATTTGAATGAATTACTGTCAAGGTGCCTCATCCAAATGGAGCAGGATTTTTGGTCGTATTTTACCTTCAAAATGCATGATCTGGTACATGATCTTGCATTAGATGTGTCTCAAAAAGAATGTAAAACAGTGAATTCCGAAGCAGAAACGGTTGATGAAAATGTTCGACATTTATTATTATGTGATGGGAAGTTGGTTGGAGTTCCACGTGTTTTGGAGGAAATGAAAAATGTTCGAACA TATCTACGAGCATTAGGATTAAGGAAGTCACCATTGATGGCTTTACCAAATTCCATTGGTACCTTGAAGCACTTACGAGACCTTGACTTGGGCGGATGTAGGAGTAAACGTGAACTCCCGAGGTCTTTCGATAAGCTTCGCAGATTGCAATCGTTAAATTTGGGAGGTACTGGTTTGAAGCAGTTGCCTGACAGCGTGCAAAGGTTGATTGAGCTTAGACATCTAGTAATAACCATTAAAACTACGCATTTGAAAGAAATACGAGCAGGATGTTGGACTTCTCTTCAATACTTGGAATTGAGGTGCTGTATGGAATTAGAATGTTTACCTGAAGGAATGCAGTATCTGAAGTCACTTCGGACACTTGTCCTGAAGCACTGTGATAGTCTTGTCTCATTGCCACGGAGCCTGAAATTCCTAAGCAAGTTAGAACACCTTGAAATAGTTGGTTGCCTtcgaatcaatttgaaaatggaactagaagaggaagaaaaagacCTTCAGTTGAGCCTTAAAACTCTCTCTCTCACTCTTCGTATTACCTGCCTTAAGAGATTTGCCACGATTGCTTCTTCAAGGATCTTCTTCCACTTTGCAGCAATTACGAATTCAGTTTTGTCAAAACTTGTCCGTTCTACCAGCATGGCTACCGAATCTCACTTCTCTTAA